The Martelella endophytica genome contains the following window.
CGCCCTGGAGGATCGCGTATTTGCGGCCCATCGCGCCCTGAAGCTCGGGGAATTCGCCGACGGCCTCTGTGCGAAGATCGGCCTTGGCGAGCATCGCCGCGCGATCAACCTCGGCCGGATCGGCGCCGACAATCGGTGCGAGTTTTGCGGCAAGCGCCCGGATGCGGGCGACGCGTTCGCCCTGGCTGCCGAGCTTGGCGTGGAAGGTGACGTTCAGCGCGTCGAGCTTGGCCATGCGCTGGTCGAGCGGCTTCTTCAGGTCGAGGCCGAATTTTTCCGCCGAAGCCCGCAGCGTGGCGAGGTCGGGCAGGTCGCGCTGGTCGATATGCCAGAAGTGCAGCGCATCGGAGAGACGCGCGCGCACGACCTTGCCATTGCCGTAGCGGATTTCCTTGCCGCCGTCGGTGGCGGCGATGTTGGCAACCAGGATGAACTTGTTGGTGAGGCTGTCCTCGCCATGCTTCCTGACAACGAAGCATTTCTGGTTGGTCTTGATCGTCAGGCGGATGATTTCGTCCGGTATTTCGAGGAAGGCTTCCTCGAATTCGCCGAGCAGCACCTGCGGATATTCGACAAGGCCGGCAACCTCGTCCAGAAGCCCCTCGTCCTCGACCACGTCGAGCCCGTTGGCAAAGGCGAGATTGGCGGCGTCATCGCGGATGATGTCCTTGCGGCGCTCGGCGTCGAGCACGACCGAGGCCTTTTCCAGCCCGGCGGCGTAATCGGAGAAGCGCCTGACCGTGAAGGCGTCCGGCGCGTGGAAACGGTGGCCATAGGTGACGTTGGAGGCGGTGATGTCGTCGATCTCGAAATCGATGACCCGCGTTTCCTCGATTTCCGTGCCGAAGGTGCAGACGATCGACTGCAGCGGCCTGACCCAGCGCAAAGCGCCCGGCTCCGACGAAGCCGCGCCCCAGCGCATCGACTTCGGCCACGGGAAATTGCGGATGATGCCGGGCATCACGTCGCGGATGATCTCTTCGGCGTCACGACCGGGCTTCTCGATGATGGCGACGTAGAAATCGCCCTTCTTCGGGTCCGACTGAACCTTCGCCTCGGAAATATCGGAAAGCCCCGCGCCGCGCAGAAAGCCTTCGACCGCCTTTTCCGGCGCGCCAACGCGCGGACCCTTGCGCTCTTCGCGGACATCGGCGGAGCGCGCCGTCAGGCCGTGGATGTCGAGCGTGAGGCGGCGCGGCGTGAAATACTCGCGCGCGCCCTCATAGGTCAGACCCGCATCGACCAGCGCATCGGTGACGCGCTTCTTCAGTTCGCCGGCCGCCTGGCGCTGCATGCGGGCCGGGATTTCCTCGGAGCGAAGTTCAAGCAACAAATCAGGCATGTGTGGACTCCGCCGCCCGCATGGATTTCATCATTCTGCTCGTCCTCGCGCTGGCGCGCTGCGGTCGCGCGGGCTGGGCCGGAATTTCCTCGGAGCGAAGTTCAAGCAAAAGGTCTGGCATCGGGTCGGGCTTCTATCATTGTCAGGAACTTGGTGACGGCGTGTTAGCAAGCTCCGCGAAAAAAGTCATCCGGCAATCCCCGTTTTCGCGCTGCCGCCGGAGAAGAACCGCATTAGCGCCCGCAAATCACCGGAATTAGCGGCAAGTCTGGGGCAAACCGAAGGAGACTCCTCGCTTGACCACACTGTCCGTCCTGCCCCTGATCCTGATATCCGGCGCCTTCGCCAATGTCGCCCTTGCGGGGCCGGAACTGCCCGAGGGGCGCTATCGCAGCGACTGCACGCCGATCGGCAAGGATGGCCGCCATGGCTTCATCGCCGAGGTGACGATCACCGGCCGCTCGCTTGCGGCAAGCGCGCAGAACTACGCCCACAACGACTGCGACATCCCGACGGTCCGGGTTTCCTATGAGGGCACGATTGCCGAAGTCGAGCAGGATGGCGGAGAGCGGTTCGACTTCGTCCAGGAAACCGGGCCGTTCGACTATGCGCTGCTATCCGATGACATCACCGCCTACTACAACAACAACAGCGATACGGCCGGCTGCGGCATCGACGACTGGCAGACGGATGTGCCGCGCAATGTCGCGGGCCGCATCTGCGCGCCGTTTTCATTTCCCGCGGAAGGCACCTTGCTGAAGGACAGCCTCTGGATCCATGACGACGGCATTGCCTTCGGATACCTGCCCACGGACTGGTCAATTCACGAGGCCTATCCGCAAGGCCCCTCCGTCATTCACTTCCTGCGCGTGGGCGACTGAGCGGCTACCAGCCGCCACCACCGCCGCCGCCGCCACCGCCGCCGGAAAAGCCGCCACCGGAGGAGAAGCCGGAGGAGGAGGAGCTCTGTGTCGGCAGTGATGACGACATCGTCGAGGCCATGGACGAGGAGAAGCTGCCGATATCGCGGGCGAGGCTGTCATGGCTGAAGGTGCCGTAGTACCAGTAGGGCGAGTAGTAGCCGACCGTGCCGGCGGCGACGGCCGTTGCCAGCCACTTGTCGAAGGTCTGAGACCACGGCTTTTCGACACCGAGGGCCACGGCATAGGGCAGCAGCGTCTCGAAGTGCTGCGGCGACATTTCCGGTGCGCCGGCCATGTTCATGCGGTTGGCTTCGGCAAGCGTCAGATACTGCTTCAGCCCGGCAATCTCGTCCATCTTCTTGCGACCCGTCGGTGTCGGCGCGCCCATCAGGAAGAAGAACATCACGTTGATCAGAATGATGCCGCCGACAGAGGCGATCACCGCCCAGTCCTGTCCATCAAGCTGGGAGCTGAACAGCGTGATGGCGATGCCGCCGACCGCATGGACCAGGAAAAATCCGCCAACGCCGATCATGAAAAGCTTGTAGAGCGCCGAGGTGATGCCGTGTCCGCGGCGCGTGAACGACTGGGCAAAGATCGAGCCGAACACGCCGATGAAGATCGACATGAAGACCGAGACCAGCACTGCCGGCACCACGGCCGCTGAAAAGGCCCCGAAGACAAGAAGCGCCACCATAGCGACAATGGAAAGCGCGACACCGCCGAATGTGTAGCCGGCATTGGAAACGAAGAAATCGCCACGGTGCTCACTGGTGATCGCCGAGGTGAAGGCGCTGGCCATGGCCGAGACCTTGGAGCCATGCGCCTTGTCGACCACGAACACGCCGCCTTGATCGTCAACCGCCTTCAGGAGTGCCTTCTGGCCGGGCGGGAGCGTTGGGTCGAACGGCTTGTCGGTGCGCTTGAGCGTCATGCCCTTCTTCGGCTCATCGATGACGAGGTAACCCTTGACGGCAAGGTCGATGGCGGTGGCGGCAATCGCATCGAAACGATGCGAGCCGAAACCCTGATGCTCGACATAGGCGACAAGCGCCGGCGACAGCCCTTCCGGCGGCTCCCACCGCGGCACGATAACGCCCGGTTTCGGATCACGGCCGACCCTGCGCCAGGAGAGGAAGTAGAAGGCAAAGACCAGAATGAGACCGCCGAATCCGATGAAGTAATTGCGGTAGTCGGAAAGAAACCAGCGGGCGCTGTCGGTGGATGACGGCGCGTCGATTGCACCTTTCGGCACGGCAATGACGACGGAAAGCCCCTCTTCGGGGCCGAGCGGCGCGGTGGTCTGAAAGGTCACCACATTGCCGTTCGTTGCCTCACGGGCGTTCTGCTCGCGTGAACCGTAGGCTCCGGTGTAGAAGGCGGTTTGCGTCGGCGCCACCCCGTCCGGAAGCGTGATCGTCGCTGTCGCCTGTTCGATCGGGAAGGCCCAGAAATTGCCGGTGGCGTTCCAGTAGACCTCGTCGTGGTCGTCGAAATAGCGAACCTGCCGGTCGGTCTCGTAGGTGAGCTGATAGGTGTGGTCGCCCGGCGGAAGCATCGTGTCGGAGGAACCGATATAGATGCGGATGCCGTTGGTGATGCTCTCGGTATGGTGGTCGACTGGCTGGCCGTCGAGCGTCACGGCCTTCAGGTCAAAGGTGACATCGCCCGTGCGGCCGTCATCCGTCGTGAACCGCAATGGAAAGTCGCGAAAGATTCCGCGCCGGATCTGGTTACCCTCCGCATGCACGTCGATGGTCTCGGTGACATCGTAGACACCGGATTTTTCGACGGTGACGTCGGAGGTGAATCTGTTGATGACCTCGGCTGCGTGGACGGGGGCGGCGAGGAGGAGCGTTGTGAGGAGCACGGCGATGCCGCGCGCCATCCGATCGAGGCGAGTCAGTAGCATGCAGTCTCGGGGCTTGCTCCCAATACTCTCTCCCGCTGGCGGGAGAGATGCCCCGAAAGGGGCAGTGAGGGTGAAGCAGCTTTTCAGTTTTGTGAGGGCTTTCGTGATGAGGTTCTCGCCCCTCACTGTCGCTTTCGCGACATCTCTCCCCTCCGGGGCGAGAAGACCGGGGGGCTCTGCGGAAAGGTCAAGCGCGATCCTGCCCTCAAGGGGGGAGATTGATGGGTGTGCCGCGCGAAACCACGAGACCGACCGCATGACGAAACCCCGCAAAGCTGACATTGTCGGTTTTGCTGTCGCCATGATGCTTCTCCTCAGGTTTCGTATTTGACGCCAAGCGATGCCAGCGCGTCCCAGTAGCCGGGATAGGTCTTG
Protein-coding sequences here:
- a CDS encoding DUF2207 family protein, whose amino-acid sequence is MARGIAVLLTTLLLAAPVHAAEVINRFTSDVTVEKSGVYDVTETIDVHAEGNQIRRGIFRDFPLRFTTDDGRTGDVTFDLKAVTLDGQPVDHHTESITNGIRIYIGSSDTMLPPGDHTYQLTYETDRQVRYFDDHDEVYWNATGNFWAFPIEQATATITLPDGVAPTQTAFYTGAYGSREQNAREATNGNVVTFQTTAPLGPEEGLSVVIAVPKGAIDAPSSTDSARWFLSDYRNYFIGFGGLILVFAFYFLSWRRVGRDPKPGVIVPRWEPPEGLSPALVAYVEHQGFGSHRFDAIAATAIDLAVKGYLVIDEPKKGMTLKRTDKPFDPTLPPGQKALLKAVDDQGGVFVVDKAHGSKVSAMASAFTSAITSEHRGDFFVSNAGYTFGGVALSIVAMVALLVFGAFSAAVVPAVLVSVFMSIFIGVFGSIFAQSFTRRGHGITSALYKLFMIGVGGFFLVHAVGGIAITLFSSQLDGQDWAVIASVGGIILINVMFFFLMGAPTPTGRKKMDEIAGLKQYLTLAEANRMNMAGAPEMSPQHFETLLPYAVALGVEKPWSQTFDKWLATAVAAGTVGYYSPYWYYGTFSHDSLARDIGSFSSSMASTMSSSLPTQSSSSSGFSSGGGFSGGGGGGGGGGGW
- the glyS gene encoding glycine--tRNA ligase subunit beta, which produces MPDLLLELRSEEIPARMQRQAAGELKKRVTDALVDAGLTYEGAREYFTPRRLTLDIHGLTARSADVREERKGPRVGAPEKAVEGFLRGAGLSDISEAKVQSDPKKGDFYVAIIEKPGRDAEEIIRDVMPGIIRNFPWPKSMRWGAASSEPGALRWVRPLQSIVCTFGTEIEETRVIDFEIDDITASNVTYGHRFHAPDAFTVRRFSDYAAGLEKASVVLDAERRKDIIRDDAANLAFANGLDVVEDEGLLDEVAGLVEYPQVLLGEFEEAFLEIPDEIIRLTIKTNQKCFVVRKHGEDSLTNKFILVANIAATDGGKEIRYGNGKVVRARLSDALHFWHIDQRDLPDLATLRASAEKFGLDLKKPLDQRMAKLDALNVTFHAKLGSQGERVARIRALAAKLAPIVGADPAEVDRAAMLAKADLRTEAVGEFPELQGAMGRKYAILQGESEDVAAAIEEHYKPLGPSDVVPRGKVSLTVALADKLDTLTGFWSIDEKPTGSGDPYALRRAALGVIRIILERGVRLPLLSVFDDRDLLSFFHDRFKVYLRDLGARHDLIDAVLSADADDLEVVARRVEALTKFLDSEDGQNLLAGEKRASQLLAAEEKKKTRVAETVDPVLFELEAEKALHAAILEAEDKAKAASAKEDYFAAMEALAALRAPVDQFFEDVLVNAEDEAVRANRLALLAMIREATGTVADFSKISG